One genomic segment of Drosophila melanogaster chromosome 3R includes these proteins:
- the e(y)2b gene encoding enhancer of yellow 2b, isoform A — translation MTINKETGTDPDPGYKPTLRSQDKAALKELLHTRLVECGWHKDIKEMIRNIIMERGVDNINRDQLAAQIVPQARALVPEVVKNEMMLRVHAALDK, via the exons ATGACAATAAACAAGGAAACGGGAACCGATCCCGATCCTGGATATAAGCCTACGTTACGCAGTCAAGATAAGGCCGC CCTGAAGGAACTGCTGCACACGCGTCTTGTGGAGTGCGGATGGCACAAGGACATTAAGGAAATGATACGAAACATCATCATGGAGCGCGGAGTGGACAATATAAACCGCGACCAACTGGCTGCCCAAATAGTCCCGCAA GCTCGCGCTTTGGTGCCTGAAGTCGTCAAAAATGAGATGATGCTGCGCGTGCACGCCGCCCTCGATAAGTAG